A genome region from Panicum virgatum strain AP13 chromosome 4K, P.virgatum_v5, whole genome shotgun sequence includes the following:
- the LOC120704650 gene encoding carbon catabolite repressor protein 4 homolog 3-like isoform X3: MSRRAAMASSAAPRARLSPPAPAVAPPRKRRRSPPVPGSTSSWRASTENAAPRDQRSRWQAPECAPGRVWRQFRPPQPALPSSRRWVSSEDASTSSSGDTCTIMSYNILADYNARNHPDLYRDVPWDAMRWDSRRRLIIREIRHWDPDLVCLQEVDRFQDIAEGMKSRGYEGIFQRRTGDTRDGCAMFWKSKRLHLLEEDSIDFSEFNLRNNVAQICVFELNGAHKLVLGNIHVLFNPKRGDVKLGQIRLLLEKANALSEKWDKIPIVLAGDFNSTPDSAIYKFLTTMKLNISLHDRRQLSGLDSSEFDLYELCSSLKYQWSDEEVRNATGYSNVMVAEHPLKLSSSYANLKGSSWRTSSNLLSQEISWHGGLSVVHSWT, from the exons ATgtctcgccgcgccgccatggcatcatccgccgccccgcgcgcgcgcctttcgccgccggcgccagctGTTGCCCCCCCGCGGAAGAGACGCCGGTCGCCGCCAGTCCCAGGAAGCACATCTTCGTGGCGCGCGTCCACAGAGAACGCCGCGCCCCGCGACCAACGCAGCCGCTGGCAAGCCCCGGAGTGTGCCCCTGGTCGCGTCTGGCGGCAGTTCCGCCCGCCACAGCCTGCCTTGCCCTCCTCGCGGCGGTGGGTCTCATCGGAGGACGCCTCTACCTCCTCTTCCGGAG ACACCTGTACAATCATGTCATACAACATCTTGGCTGATTACAATGCAAGGAACCATCCTGACCTTTATCGGGATGTCCCTTGGGATGCGATGAGGTGGGATTCAAGGAGGCGGCTTATTATCCGTGAAATTAGGCACTGGGACCCTGACCTAGTGTGTCTTCAA GAGGTGGATAGATTTCAGGACATTGCTGAAGGAATGAAGAGCAGGGGGTATGAAGGTATATTTCAG AGGCGAACTGGAGATACTAGAGATGGATGTGCCATGTTTTGGAAGTCAAAACG GTTACATCTGCTCGAGGAAGATAGTATTGACTTTAGTGAATTCAATCTCCGAAATAATGTTGCTCAAATATGTGTTTTTGAG CTTAATGGAGCACACAAATTAGTTCTCGGGAATATTCATGTTTTGTTTAATCCAAAGAGGGGTGATGTAAAATTAGGCCAG ATTCGCTTGCTACTTGAGAAGGCAAATGCTCTTTCTGAAAAATGGGATAAAATTCCTATTGTGCTTGCTGGTGATTTCAACAGCACACCTGAT AGTGCTATCTACAAGTTCTTGACGACAATGAAG CTGAACATTTCTTTGCATGATAGAAGACAGTTATCTGGACTTGATAGCTCTGAATTTGATCTATACGAGCTTTGCAG TTCACTGAAATACCAATGGAGTGATGAAGAAGTGAGAAATGCGACTGGGTATTCAAATGTTATGGTCGCTGAACATCCATTGAAGCTCAGTAGTTCATATGCTAATTTAAAG GGGTCTTCATGGCGAACCTCTAGCAACCTCCTTTCACAAGAAATTTCTTGGCACGGTGGATTATCTGTG GTACACTCATGGACTTGA
- the LOC120704650 gene encoding carbon catabolite repressor protein 4 homolog 3-like isoform X1, whose protein sequence is MSRRAAMASSAAPRARLSPPAPAVAPPRKRRRSPPVPGSTSSWRASTENAAPRDQRSRWQAPECAPGRVWRQFRPPQPALPSSRRWVSSEDASTSSSGDTCTIMSYNILADYNARNHPDLYRDVPWDAMRWDSRRRLIIREIRHWDPDLVCLQEVDRFQDIAEGMKSRGYEGIFQRRTGDTRDGCAMFWKSKRLHLLEEDSIDFSEFNLRNNVAQICVFELNGAHKLVLGNIHVLFNPKRGDVKLGQIRLLLEKANALSEKWDKIPIVLAGDFNSTPDSAIYKFLTTMKLNISLHDRRQLSGLDSSEFDLYELCSSLKYQWSDEEVRNATGYSNVMVAEHPLKLSSSYANLKGNSNNRGLHGEPLATSFHKKFLGTVDYLWYTHGLECSKVLDTFPIGVLRRTRGLPTREIGSDHLPIIAEFAFTESLEDDFEEQDESEQDDEPEQEVSTAQHVYLSSDGESR, encoded by the exons ATgtctcgccgcgccgccatggcatcatccgccgccccgcgcgcgcgcctttcgccgccggcgccagctGTTGCCCCCCCGCGGAAGAGACGCCGGTCGCCGCCAGTCCCAGGAAGCACATCTTCGTGGCGCGCGTCCACAGAGAACGCCGCGCCCCGCGACCAACGCAGCCGCTGGCAAGCCCCGGAGTGTGCCCCTGGTCGCGTCTGGCGGCAGTTCCGCCCGCCACAGCCTGCCTTGCCCTCCTCGCGGCGGTGGGTCTCATCGGAGGACGCCTCTACCTCCTCTTCCGGAG ACACCTGTACAATCATGTCATACAACATCTTGGCTGATTACAATGCAAGGAACCATCCTGACCTTTATCGGGATGTCCCTTGGGATGCGATGAGGTGGGATTCAAGGAGGCGGCTTATTATCCGTGAAATTAGGCACTGGGACCCTGACCTAGTGTGTCTTCAA GAGGTGGATAGATTTCAGGACATTGCTGAAGGAATGAAGAGCAGGGGGTATGAAGGTATATTTCAG AGGCGAACTGGAGATACTAGAGATGGATGTGCCATGTTTTGGAAGTCAAAACG GTTACATCTGCTCGAGGAAGATAGTATTGACTTTAGTGAATTCAATCTCCGAAATAATGTTGCTCAAATATGTGTTTTTGAG CTTAATGGAGCACACAAATTAGTTCTCGGGAATATTCATGTTTTGTTTAATCCAAAGAGGGGTGATGTAAAATTAGGCCAG ATTCGCTTGCTACTTGAGAAGGCAAATGCTCTTTCTGAAAAATGGGATAAAATTCCTATTGTGCTTGCTGGTGATTTCAACAGCACACCTGAT AGTGCTATCTACAAGTTCTTGACGACAATGAAG CTGAACATTTCTTTGCATGATAGAAGACAGTTATCTGGACTTGATAGCTCTGAATTTGATCTATACGAGCTTTGCAG TTCACTGAAATACCAATGGAGTGATGAAGAAGTGAGAAATGCGACTGGGTATTCAAATGTTATGGTCGCTGAACATCCATTGAAGCTCAGTAGTTCATATGCTAATTTAAAG GGAAATTCAAACAATAGGGGTCTTCATGGCGAACCTCTAGCAACCTCCTTTCACAAGAAATTTCTTGGCACGGTGGATTATCTGTG GTACACTCATGGACTTGAATGCTCCAAGGTTTTGGACACGTTCCCTATAGGTGTTTTGAGGAGAACAAGGGGTCTTCCAACCAGA GAAATCGGCAGTGATCATTTGCCCATTATTGCTGAATTCGCCTTCACAGAATCACTTGAAGATGATTTTGAGGAACAAGATGAGTCCGAGCAAGATGACGAGCCTGAGCAAGAAGTGAGCACAGCGCAACATGTATATCTCTCCTCAGATGGCGAGTCCCGTTGA
- the LOC120704650 gene encoding carbon catabolite repressor protein 4 homolog 3-like isoform X2 has translation MSRRAAMASSAAPRARLSPPAPAVAPPRKRRRSPPVPGSTSSWRASTENAAPRDQRSRWQAPECAPGRVWRQFRPPQPALPSSRRWVSSEDASTSSSGDTCTIMSYNILADYNARNHPDLYRDVPWDAMRWDSRRRLIIREIRHWDPDLVCLQEVDRFQDIAEGMKSRGYEGIFQRRTGDTRDGCAMFWKSKRLHLLEEDSIDFSEFNLRNNVAQICVFELNGAHKLVLGNIHVLFNPKRGDVKLGQIRLLLEKSAIYKFLTTMKLNISLHDRRQLSGLDSSEFDLYELCSSLKYQWSDEEVRNATGYSNVMVAEHPLKLSSSYANLKGNSNNRGLHGEPLATSFHKKFLGTVDYLWYTHGLECSKVLDTFPIGVLRRTRGLPTREIGSDHLPIIAEFAFTESLEDDFEEQDESEQDDEPEQEVSTAQHVYLSSDGESR, from the exons ATgtctcgccgcgccgccatggcatcatccgccgccccgcgcgcgcgcctttcgccgccggcgccagctGTTGCCCCCCCGCGGAAGAGACGCCGGTCGCCGCCAGTCCCAGGAAGCACATCTTCGTGGCGCGCGTCCACAGAGAACGCCGCGCCCCGCGACCAACGCAGCCGCTGGCAAGCCCCGGAGTGTGCCCCTGGTCGCGTCTGGCGGCAGTTCCGCCCGCCACAGCCTGCCTTGCCCTCCTCGCGGCGGTGGGTCTCATCGGAGGACGCCTCTACCTCCTCTTCCGGAG ACACCTGTACAATCATGTCATACAACATCTTGGCTGATTACAATGCAAGGAACCATCCTGACCTTTATCGGGATGTCCCTTGGGATGCGATGAGGTGGGATTCAAGGAGGCGGCTTATTATCCGTGAAATTAGGCACTGGGACCCTGACCTAGTGTGTCTTCAA GAGGTGGATAGATTTCAGGACATTGCTGAAGGAATGAAGAGCAGGGGGTATGAAGGTATATTTCAG AGGCGAACTGGAGATACTAGAGATGGATGTGCCATGTTTTGGAAGTCAAAACG GTTACATCTGCTCGAGGAAGATAGTATTGACTTTAGTGAATTCAATCTCCGAAATAATGTTGCTCAAATATGTGTTTTTGAG CTTAATGGAGCACACAAATTAGTTCTCGGGAATATTCATGTTTTGTTTAATCCAAAGAGGGGTGATGTAAAATTAGGCCAG ATTCGCTTGCTACTTGAGAAG AGTGCTATCTACAAGTTCTTGACGACAATGAAG CTGAACATTTCTTTGCATGATAGAAGACAGTTATCTGGACTTGATAGCTCTGAATTTGATCTATACGAGCTTTGCAG TTCACTGAAATACCAATGGAGTGATGAAGAAGTGAGAAATGCGACTGGGTATTCAAATGTTATGGTCGCTGAACATCCATTGAAGCTCAGTAGTTCATATGCTAATTTAAAG GGAAATTCAAACAATAGGGGTCTTCATGGCGAACCTCTAGCAACCTCCTTTCACAAGAAATTTCTTGGCACGGTGGATTATCTGTG GTACACTCATGGACTTGAATGCTCCAAGGTTTTGGACACGTTCCCTATAGGTGTTTTGAGGAGAACAAGGGGTCTTCCAACCAGA GAAATCGGCAGTGATCATTTGCCCATTATTGCTGAATTCGCCTTCACAGAATCACTTGAAGATGATTTTGAGGAACAAGATGAGTCCGAGCAAGATGACGAGCCTGAGCAAGAAGTGAGCACAGCGCAACATGTATATCTCTCCTCAGATGGCGAGTCCCGTTGA
- the LOC120704650 gene encoding carbon catabolite repressor protein 4 homolog 3-like isoform X4: MRWDSRRRLIIREIRHWDPDLVCLQEVDRFQDIAEGMKSRGYEGIFQRRTGDTRDGCAMFWKSKRLHLLEEDSIDFSEFNLRNNVAQICVFELNGAHKLVLGNIHVLFNPKRGDVKLGQIRLLLEKANALSEKWDKIPIVLAGDFNSTPDSAIYKFLTTMKLNISLHDRRQLSGLDSSEFDLYELCSSLKYQWSDEEVRNATGYSNVMVAEHPLKLSSSYANLKGNSNNRGLHGEPLATSFHKKFLGTVDYLWYTHGLECSKVLDTFPIGVLRRTRGLPTREIGSDHLPIIAEFAFTESLEDDFEEQDESEQDDEPEQEVSTAQHVYLSSDGESR; the protein is encoded by the exons ATGAGGTGGGATTCAAGGAGGCGGCTTATTATCCGTGAAATTAGGCACTGGGACCCTGACCTAGTGTGTCTTCAA GAGGTGGATAGATTTCAGGACATTGCTGAAGGAATGAAGAGCAGGGGGTATGAAGGTATATTTCAG AGGCGAACTGGAGATACTAGAGATGGATGTGCCATGTTTTGGAAGTCAAAACG GTTACATCTGCTCGAGGAAGATAGTATTGACTTTAGTGAATTCAATCTCCGAAATAATGTTGCTCAAATATGTGTTTTTGAG CTTAATGGAGCACACAAATTAGTTCTCGGGAATATTCATGTTTTGTTTAATCCAAAGAGGGGTGATGTAAAATTAGGCCAG ATTCGCTTGCTACTTGAGAAGGCAAATGCTCTTTCTGAAAAATGGGATAAAATTCCTATTGTGCTTGCTGGTGATTTCAACAGCACACCTGAT AGTGCTATCTACAAGTTCTTGACGACAATGAAG CTGAACATTTCTTTGCATGATAGAAGACAGTTATCTGGACTTGATAGCTCTGAATTTGATCTATACGAGCTTTGCAG TTCACTGAAATACCAATGGAGTGATGAAGAAGTGAGAAATGCGACTGGGTATTCAAATGTTATGGTCGCTGAACATCCATTGAAGCTCAGTAGTTCATATGCTAATTTAAAG GGAAATTCAAACAATAGGGGTCTTCATGGCGAACCTCTAGCAACCTCCTTTCACAAGAAATTTCTTGGCACGGTGGATTATCTGTG GTACACTCATGGACTTGAATGCTCCAAGGTTTTGGACACGTTCCCTATAGGTGTTTTGAGGAGAACAAGGGGTCTTCCAACCAGA GAAATCGGCAGTGATCATTTGCCCATTATTGCTGAATTCGCCTTCACAGAATCACTTGAAGATGATTTTGAGGAACAAGATGAGTCCGAGCAAGATGACGAGCCTGAGCAAGAAGTGAGCACAGCGCAACATGTATATCTCTCCTCAGATGGCGAGTCCCGTTGA
- the LOC120704650 gene encoding carbon catabolite repressor protein 4 homolog 3-like isoform X5, protein MKSRGYEGIFQRRTGDTRDGCAMFWKSKRLHLLEEDSIDFSEFNLRNNVAQICVFELNGAHKLVLGNIHVLFNPKRGDVKLGQIRLLLEKANALSEKWDKIPIVLAGDFNSTPDSAIYKFLTTMKLNISLHDRRQLSGLDSSEFDLYELCSSLKYQWSDEEVRNATGYSNVMVAEHPLKLSSSYANLKGNSNNRGLHGEPLATSFHKKFLGTVDYLWYTHGLECSKVLDTFPIGVLRRTRGLPTREIGSDHLPIIAEFAFTESLEDDFEEQDESEQDDEPEQEVSTAQHVYLSSDGESR, encoded by the exons ATGAAGAGCAGGGGGTATGAAGGTATATTTCAG AGGCGAACTGGAGATACTAGAGATGGATGTGCCATGTTTTGGAAGTCAAAACG GTTACATCTGCTCGAGGAAGATAGTATTGACTTTAGTGAATTCAATCTCCGAAATAATGTTGCTCAAATATGTGTTTTTGAG CTTAATGGAGCACACAAATTAGTTCTCGGGAATATTCATGTTTTGTTTAATCCAAAGAGGGGTGATGTAAAATTAGGCCAG ATTCGCTTGCTACTTGAGAAGGCAAATGCTCTTTCTGAAAAATGGGATAAAATTCCTATTGTGCTTGCTGGTGATTTCAACAGCACACCTGAT AGTGCTATCTACAAGTTCTTGACGACAATGAAG CTGAACATTTCTTTGCATGATAGAAGACAGTTATCTGGACTTGATAGCTCTGAATTTGATCTATACGAGCTTTGCAG TTCACTGAAATACCAATGGAGTGATGAAGAAGTGAGAAATGCGACTGGGTATTCAAATGTTATGGTCGCTGAACATCCATTGAAGCTCAGTAGTTCATATGCTAATTTAAAG GGAAATTCAAACAATAGGGGTCTTCATGGCGAACCTCTAGCAACCTCCTTTCACAAGAAATTTCTTGGCACGGTGGATTATCTGTG GTACACTCATGGACTTGAATGCTCCAAGGTTTTGGACACGTTCCCTATAGGTGTTTTGAGGAGAACAAGGGGTCTTCCAACCAGA GAAATCGGCAGTGATCATTTGCCCATTATTGCTGAATTCGCCTTCACAGAATCACTTGAAGATGATTTTGAGGAACAAGATGAGTCCGAGCAAGATGACGAGCCTGAGCAAGAAGTGAGCACAGCGCAACATGTATATCTCTCCTCAGATGGCGAGTCCCGTTGA
- the LOC120701850 gene encoding protein CURVATURE THYLAKOID 1A, chloroplastic-like, translated as MAATAYSVALLGDAPRLSLLRVKAASEDTSSASADELIEDLKAKWDAVEDKPTVLLYGGGAIVALWLTSVVVGAINAVPLLPKIMELVGLGYTGWFVYRYLLFKESRKDLASDIETLKKKITGTE; from the exons ATGGCGGCCACGGCGTACTCCGTGGCgctcctcggcg ATGCGCCGAGGCTCTCCCTGCTCCGCGTGAAGGCCGCCTCCGAGGacacctcctcggcctccgccgACGAGCTCATCGAGGACCTCAAAGCCAAG TGGGACGCCGTTGAGGACAAGCCCACCGTGCTCttgtacggcggcggcgccatcgtcgccctcTGGCTGACCTCCGTGGTCGTCGGCGCCATCAACGCCGTGCCGCTG CTGCCCAAGATCATGGAGCTCGTTGGCCTCGGCTACACCGGCTGGTTCGTCTACCGCTACCTCCTCTTCAAG GAAAGTCGGAAAGACTTGGCTAGCGACATTGAGAccttgaagaagaagatcaccgGAACAGAATAA
- the LOC120704652 gene encoding light-harvesting complex-like protein OHP1, chloroplastic yields MAAKCALSAPSSCLVRQPLCGNELAKKLTPCLLPSPRAVRVRVNAAKLPPGVEVPRVQPKLSEPFLGFTQTAEIWNSRACMMGLIGTFIVELVLNKGILQIIGVEVGKGLDLPL; encoded by the exons ATGGCAGCAAAGTGTGCTCTTTCTGCCCCATCCAGCTGCTTGGTTCGCCAACCCCTCTGCGGCAACGAGCTCGCCAAGAAACTCACTCCATGCCTGCTGCCGTCGCCAAGAGCCGTGAGGGTGAGAGTGAATGCTGCAAAGCTTCCTCCAGGG GTTGAGGTGCCCAGGGTGCAGCCGAAGTTGAGCGAGCCCTTCTTGGGGTTCACCCAGACTGCCGAGATCTGGAACTCCAGGGCCTGCATGATGGGACTCATCGGCACCTTCATCGTGGAGCTG GTGCTGAACAAGGGGATTCTTCAGATAATTGGGGTGgaggtggggaagggcctcGACCTTCCTCTTTAA
- the LOC120704653 gene encoding DEAD-box ATP-dependent RNA helicase 32-like isoform X3, translated as MQTCPAFLPREVRRRSSRSKHSSSHVRRPPPRGATPAACRVRARGRAAPAAAGGVVVPLVPVAAGVPGDGAPGAAARAEFAAAEEGSFYEEDKRAASAGGAVDQGLEIAKLGISSKIVDRLAKKGITKLFPIQRAVLEPAMQGKDMVGRAKTGTGKTLAFGILRSASCLLPCCIAHTFRQGLNSGMKRWKKNLLRDIYRVQYLTEMQISRCSFGTSVVSMKRNANILQIHYIGVLICYLVPFWDSHCISLSA; from the exons ATGCAGACTTGCCCCGCCTTCCTGCCGCGCGAGGTCCGGcgccgcagcagcagaagcaagcacagcagcagccatgtacgccgccctccgccgcgcggCGCCACTCCGGCGGCGTGCCGTGTCCGCGCTCGCGGCCGCGCTGCTCcagcagcagccggcggcgTCGTGGTTCCACTCGTACCCGTCGCGGCTGGGGTTCCGGGAGACGGGGccccgggcgcggcggcgcgggcggagttcgcggcggccgaggagggGTCGTTCTACGAGGAGGACAAGAGGGCCGCCAGCGCCGGTGGCGCGGTGGACCAGGGTCTGGAGATTGCCAAGCTGGGGATCTCGTCCAAGATCGTCGATAGGCTCGCCAAGAAGGGCATCACCAAGCTGTTCCCCATTCAG AGAGCTGTTCTTGAGCCAGCAATGCAAGGAAAGGACATGGTTGGTCGTGCCAAAACTGGGACCGGTAAAACTTTGGCATTCGGAATCCTCCGCTCCGCGTCCTGCCTGCTACCCTGCTGCATTGCGCACACTTTCAG GCAGGGACTCAATTCTGGGATGAAAAGATGGAAAAAGAACTTGCTGAGGGACATCTATCGAGTACAGTATTTGACAG AAATGCAAATATCCAGGTGCTCTTTTGGGACAAGTGTTGTTTCTATGAAGAGAAATGCAAATATACTTCAAATACACTATATAGGTGTACTCATTTGCTACCTTGTGCCGTTTTGGGACAGTCACTGCATAAGCCTTTCTGCATGA
- the LOC120704653 gene encoding uncharacterized protein LOC120704653 isoform X1: MQTCPAFLPREVRRRSSRSKHSSSHVRRPPPRGATPAACRVRARGRAAPAAAGGVVVPLVPVAAGVPGDGAPGAAARAEFAAAEEGSFYEEDKRAASAGGAVDQGLEIAKLGISSKIVDRLAKKGITKLFPIQRAVLEPAMQGKDMVGRAKTGTGKTLAFGILRSASCLLPCCIAHTFSLSNGLPDTRSHFGSICGIANGAFRDRQGLNSGMKRWKKNLLRDIYRVQYLTEMQISRCSFGTSVVSMKRNANILQIHYIGVLICYLVPFWDSHCISLSA, translated from the exons ATGCAGACTTGCCCCGCCTTCCTGCCGCGCGAGGTCCGGcgccgcagcagcagaagcaagcacagcagcagccatgtacgccgccctccgccgcgcggCGCCACTCCGGCGGCGTGCCGTGTCCGCGCTCGCGGCCGCGCTGCTCcagcagcagccggcggcgTCGTGGTTCCACTCGTACCCGTCGCGGCTGGGGTTCCGGGAGACGGGGccccgggcgcggcggcgcgggcggagttcgcggcggccgaggagggGTCGTTCTACGAGGAGGACAAGAGGGCCGCCAGCGCCGGTGGCGCGGTGGACCAGGGTCTGGAGATTGCCAAGCTGGGGATCTCGTCCAAGATCGTCGATAGGCTCGCCAAGAAGGGCATCACCAAGCTGTTCCCCATTCAG AGAGCTGTTCTTGAGCCAGCAATGCAAGGAAAGGACATGGTTGGTCGTGCCAAAACTGGGACCGGTAAAACTTTGGCATTCGGAATCCTCCGCTCCGCGTCCTGCCTGCTACCCTGCTGCATTGCGCACACTTTCAG CCTATCTAATGGGTTGCCCGATACGAGGAGTCATTTTGGATCCATTTGTGGCATTGCGAATGGGGCATTCAGGGACAG GCAGGGACTCAATTCTGGGATGAAAAGATGGAAAAAGAACTTGCTGAGGGACATCTATCGAGTACAGTATTTGACAG AAATGCAAATATCCAGGTGCTCTTTTGGGACAAGTGTTGTTTCTATGAAGAGAAATGCAAATATACTTCAAATACACTATATAGGTGTACTCATTTGCTACCTTGTGCCGTTTTGGGACAGTCACTGCATAAGCCTTTCTGCATGA
- the LOC120704653 gene encoding DEAD-box ATP-dependent RNA helicase 32-like isoform X2 has protein sequence MQTCPAFLPREVRRRSSRSKHSSSHVRRPPPRGATPAACRVRARGRAAPAAAGGVVVPLVPVAAGVPGDGAPGAAARAEFAAAEEGSFYEEDKRAASAGGAVDQGLEIAKLGISSKIVDRLAKKGITKLFPIQRAVLEPAMQGKDMVGRAKTGTGKTLAFGILRSASCLLPCCIAHTFSLSNGLPDTRSHFGSICGIANGAFRDRQGLNSGMKRWKKNLLRDIYRVQYLTEMQISRCSFGTSVVSMKRNANILQIHYIDGFAEKGWCS, from the exons ATGCAGACTTGCCCCGCCTTCCTGCCGCGCGAGGTCCGGcgccgcagcagcagaagcaagcacagcagcagccatgtacgccgccctccgccgcgcggCGCCACTCCGGCGGCGTGCCGTGTCCGCGCTCGCGGCCGCGCTGCTCcagcagcagccggcggcgTCGTGGTTCCACTCGTACCCGTCGCGGCTGGGGTTCCGGGAGACGGGGccccgggcgcggcggcgcgggcggagttcgcggcggccgaggagggGTCGTTCTACGAGGAGGACAAGAGGGCCGCCAGCGCCGGTGGCGCGGTGGACCAGGGTCTGGAGATTGCCAAGCTGGGGATCTCGTCCAAGATCGTCGATAGGCTCGCCAAGAAGGGCATCACCAAGCTGTTCCCCATTCAG AGAGCTGTTCTTGAGCCAGCAATGCAAGGAAAGGACATGGTTGGTCGTGCCAAAACTGGGACCGGTAAAACTTTGGCATTCGGAATCCTCCGCTCCGCGTCCTGCCTGCTACCCTGCTGCATTGCGCACACTTTCAG CCTATCTAATGGGTTGCCCGATACGAGGAGTCATTTTGGATCCATTTGTGGCATTGCGAATGGGGCATTCAGGGACAG GCAGGGACTCAATTCTGGGATGAAAAGATGGAAAAAGAACTTGCTGAGGGACATCTATCGAGTACAGTATTTGACAG AAATGCAAATATCCAGGTGCTCTTTTGGGACAAGTGTTGTTTCTATGAAGAGAAATGCAAATATACTTCAAATACACTATATAG ATGGATTTGCTGAGAAAGGTTGGTGCAGCTAG
- the LOC120704653 gene encoding ATP-dependent rRNA helicase RRP3-like isoform X4 produces MQTCPAFLPREVRRRSSRSKHSSSHVRRPPPRGATPAACRVRARGRAAPAAAGGVVVPLVPVAAGVPGDGAPGAAARAEFAAAEEGSFYEEDKRAASAGGAVDQGLEIAKLGISSKIVDRLAKKGITKLFPIQRAVLEPAMQGKDMVGRAKTGTGKTLAFGILRSASCLLPCCIAHTFSLSNGLPDTRSHFGSICGIANGAFRDRQGLNSGMKRWKKNLLRDIYRVQYLTDGFAEKGWCS; encoded by the exons ATGCAGACTTGCCCCGCCTTCCTGCCGCGCGAGGTCCGGcgccgcagcagcagaagcaagcacagcagcagccatgtacgccgccctccgccgcgcggCGCCACTCCGGCGGCGTGCCGTGTCCGCGCTCGCGGCCGCGCTGCTCcagcagcagccggcggcgTCGTGGTTCCACTCGTACCCGTCGCGGCTGGGGTTCCGGGAGACGGGGccccgggcgcggcggcgcgggcggagttcgcggcggccgaggagggGTCGTTCTACGAGGAGGACAAGAGGGCCGCCAGCGCCGGTGGCGCGGTGGACCAGGGTCTGGAGATTGCCAAGCTGGGGATCTCGTCCAAGATCGTCGATAGGCTCGCCAAGAAGGGCATCACCAAGCTGTTCCCCATTCAG AGAGCTGTTCTTGAGCCAGCAATGCAAGGAAAGGACATGGTTGGTCGTGCCAAAACTGGGACCGGTAAAACTTTGGCATTCGGAATCCTCCGCTCCGCGTCCTGCCTGCTACCCTGCTGCATTGCGCACACTTTCAG CCTATCTAATGGGTTGCCCGATACGAGGAGTCATTTTGGATCCATTTGTGGCATTGCGAATGGGGCATTCAGGGACAG GCAGGGACTCAATTCTGGGATGAAAAGATGGAAAAAGAACTTGCTGAGGGACATCTATCGAGTACAGTATTTGACAG ATGGATTTGCTGAGAAAGGTTGGTGCAGCTAG
- the LOC120701851 gene encoding non-specific lipid-transfer protein C6-like — MASGKLIALLFALAAVAAMATVQPSEARIQGLDSLERRQDADQVLRASTFHDAAPSPSSPGGVVPPQPATRSAPPPPALTECMTPLIGMVPCMDYLTNLTVLAPPAACCDGLKAVIRDAPICLCHGMNGSMNSLVMPRHIDPVRMIILPLACGAVLPLQTLFSCNTQHVPPIMPPMPAPAPANDAPAASPLSE; from the exons ATGGCGTCCGGCAAGCTCATCGCCCTTCTCTTCGCCttggccgcggtggcggcgatggcgacggtgCAGCCGTCCGAAGCGAGAATCCAGGGTCTCGACTCTCTCGAGCGCCGCCAAGATGCCGACCAAGTGCTGCGCGCCTCGACGTTCCAcgacgccgcgccgtcgccgagctCGCCCGGCGGCGTAGTCCCACCCCAGCCCGCCACGcgaagcgcgccgccgccgccggcgctgacaGAGTGCATGACGCCGCTGATCGGCATGGTGCCGTGCATGGACTACCTCACCAACCTCACCGTGCTGGCGCCTCCGGCCGCGTGCTGCGACGGCCTCAAGGCGGTCATCCGCGACGCCCCCATCTGCCTCTGCCACGGCATGAACGGCAGCATGAACAGCCTCGTCATGCCCCGGCACATCGACCCCGTCCGGATGATCATCCTCCCGCTCGCCTGCGGCGCCGTGCTGCCGCTCCAAACGCTCTTCTCCTGCAACA CGCAACATGTGCCGCCGATAATGCCACcgatgccggcgccggcgcctgccAATGATGCTCCTGCAGCGTCACC GTTGTCGGAGTAG